From the Tripterygium wilfordii isolate XIE 37 chromosome 6, ASM1340144v1, whole genome shotgun sequence genome, one window contains:
- the LOC119999931 gene encoding uncharacterized protein LOC119999931 — MKVAPKILFLFRDPEGFSAAIADAIFPNPNSSLRRLEEHFELSLEHYGVKDRKACGDFFHFVDDKGVYQVSLLLLEKYETPVLVCAMNEVLVQIVAETSTLLPTLVVPFILASSKLKFENITLANGSDVKLYGVQIGPETDSSQIIGTRTQKAPSSLQIHYEPLACFLQLVRVLKFQTSVIIGQRHGSSDKSIGKELEVLYEIGEIVADTTSLCFLRDMVTWNPAKKLKDGEEPWRALYG, encoded by the exons ATGAAGGTAGCGCCGAAGATACTGTTCCTTTTCAGAGATCCAGAGGGGTTCAGCGCTGCCATCGCGGACGCAATCTTCCCTAACCCTAACTCTTCTCTTCGCCGACT AGAAGAGCATTTTGAGCTGTCATTGGAACACTACGGTGTCAAAGATCGGAAGGCATGTGGAGACTTCTTCCACTTTGTCGATGATAAGGGTGTTTATCAG GTGTCACTGCTGCTTCTGGAAAAGTATGAGACTCCAGTATTGGTGTGTGCCATGAATGAGGTTCTGGTACAAATTGTAGCAGAAACATCAACACTGCTTCCCACTCTGGTTGTTCCATTTATATTGGCCTCCTCAAAGCTTAAGTTCGAAAATATAACACTAGCAAATGGTAGTGATGTTAAGCTTTATGGTGTACAAATAGGTCCTGAAACTGATAGCAGTCAAATCATTGGTACGAGAACCCAAAAGGCACCATCGTCCTTGCAGATTCACTACGAACCTCTGGCCTGCTTTCTTCAGTTGGTCCGTGTCTTGAAATTTCAAACCTCTGTTATTATTGGGCAAAGACATGGAAGTTCTGACAAATCCATTGGCAAAGAACTTGAG GTACTGTATGAGATAGGTGAAATTGTGGCAGACACCACATCCTTGTGCTTCTTGAGAGACATGGTTACTTGGAATCCTGCTAAGAAATTGAAGGATGGTGAAGAACCATGGCGTGCGCTATATGGTTGA
- the LOC119999928 gene encoding uncharacterized protein LOC119999928 isoform X2 has protein sequence MSSNAPVEDPSVTETDEETVALRKKRLRRVSFADREITSVHIFNRDEDYESPPDFEKNNATPENEVVGLFKDLADSDDFRELSPNGQSEDDEVAVERNSFLRPIGSPSPGGSSIVGSATSNDEENFFGPVSASFIRPGRLSGSAASDENHDITMDSTAFSMHFRSLAKSDSGGDIKTPTGVRLAFEDKTPAQTTTPSDPGSSMVITKYKKPVAQSSSSLDRVSGRSDSFDMSLVEKIPNKYDYGKLSPKLQAILAEGIEDLHVFSLSDYTKAKSPKGSLVPSLDDNGVASMGQKDDIAVSHSMSAEEALQPGEVNGSSVATTVGEITHDYSLITNDDPTADASIDHQIRTPDQHSNVNKERKTAVRTSVLNDEFSAMNKSTPPPRSIKFSQLDLSLQHESGHRSSNGDQMKETYSSKIHNSAEQHESPDAGSIYSLSAKRRHIFQDVANSSQYSSFVTASPKQTTPILGKEMIKGPVQVFSIPRISRAIEPSPCSALKDGMRRLKLRSPLPFSSETSPMNTPNHNNNKFLQSRGVDCPDIDPEKQFSFDLKSSEQETVICINSDGIGHLNNGMSQNKETKGHAEDGDSPNLVTMTAVTSPLFSALSQNEIQDVLTSRKPSEGTLDCRSDSSSMKLAISNEDDEDVIDPPKFASPLIKRPDQKLSSSVEYQSSISSDFDQHYKSVSISPGQDGNTVKNANPGSPSAEITDRLGSFVEGKAQSSSSLLDRQSSFSGLQNVSKIFRSFQSPSRDKVTANFNQGEFREGLPEKGIETPYDGSTSMYGPKRTTKEPLSEKSPSWKELTESLTRKDLTDSTRSLGMKDPHSAYRNYNFQSFIGKDISSESNFIQHAPSDSQSKLDLSRRLFSKKDVESSSGWKRKNMDPVHGDGDNDDNSRAKRNPKICKRGGSDSEFMIMQSDENDNRTEKIVVDITLKHWTNVSSKFSADTKELLSPLTDKLNIRAIDRLEDIVVHLQKVKIWDLLCSEIRSQKINNQSSNAWNKRVSETRVLLYKIAYEKAKLKLLYIKYDKVLKRMQQLDSAVQESRSLRSICTQHRSLTSERNTQIYAVQIPSMILSDKVAIMRHDVEALDKKIENLTESVGTYYKRKAVPSCSEIIVLLNDHLKKKSACRLLHQDLQLWEVGDVEKGNGHYSISLNYQGFICKRLTVNSSPTSIILISDTLNALNIMKNFPNMNALAAFSFVFNAETTKKYAGSKILARDIQTTSSVLCNLLDVFREVQLAQIEVRSVTNTNFFSPSAEQLDLELRFTDFSFGRKVSLTLDMTCLKRGIYPSENLAYQLQISNAKTLESLDQRFAAEIDHLKVGYSRIIRLCKCVSQVMQSLSR, from the exons ATGTCATCGAATGCTCCAGTGGAAGACCCCTCCGTCACCGAGACCGATGAGGAGACAGTCGCGCTCCGTAAGAAGCGGCTGCGGCGCGTGAGCTTCGCAGACCGCGAGATCACGTCGGTTCATATCTTCAACCGCGACGAGGACTACGAGTCTCCCCCGGACTTCGAGAAGAACAATGCCACGCCAGAGAACGAAGTCGTGGGGCTTTTCAAAGACCTGGCGGATAGCGATGACTTCAGGGAGCTGTCGCCGAATGGTCAGAGTGAAGATGATGAGGTTGCAGTGGAGAGGAATTCGTTCTTGCGGCCCATCGGGTCCCCATCTCCTGGTGGGAGTAGTATCGTTGGCTCTGCTACTTCTAATGACG AGGAAAACTTTTTTGGCCCTGTATCAGCAAGTTTTATTAGACCTGGAAGGTTATCTGGTTCAGCTGCATCTGATGAAAACCATGATATTACGATGGATTCAACTGCATTTTCAATGCATTTCCGAAGCCTTGCAAAATCAGATTCGGGAGGAGACATTAAGACTCCAACAGGAGTTCGTCTCGCCTTCGAGGACAAAACACCTGCCCAGACTACCACCCCTTCTGATCCAGGAAGTTCAATGGTGATAACAAAATATAAGAAGCCAGTTGcccaatcttcttcttctttagataGAGTTAGTGGTCGTAGTGATTCCTTTGACATGAGTCTTGTTGAAAAAATTCCAAATAAATACGATTATGGAAAATTATCTCCTAAACTACAAGCTATTTTAGCTGAGGGTATCGAGGATTTGCATGTTTTCTCACTTTCTGATTATACCAAAGCAAAGTCACCAAAGGGGAGTTTAGTTCCCAGCCTTGATGATAATGGGGTTGCCAGCATGGGTCAAAAGGATGACATTGCTGTTTCTCATAGTATGTCTGCTGAAGAAGCTCTTCAACCGGGTGAGGTGAATGGCAGTTCTGTAGCCACTACTGTTGGTGAAATCACTCATGATTACTCGCTTATTACAAATGATGATCCAACTGCTGATGCCTCCATTGATCACCAAATCAGAACTCCAGATCAGCATAGCAAT GTGAACAAGGAGCGTAAAACTGCGGTCAGAACAAGTGTTCTGAATGATGAGTTCTCTGCTATGAATAAAAGCACCCCACCACCAAGATCAATTAAATTTTCGCAGTTAGATTTGTCTCTGCAGCATGAATCTGGACATCGTTCTTCTAATGGTGATCAAATGAAAGAAACTTATTCTAGTAAAATACATAATTCTGCTGAACAACACGAATCTCCGGATGCAGGGTCTATATACTCACTATCTGCTAAACGACGTCATATATTCCAGGATGTCGCTAATTCATCTCAATATTCATCATTTGTGACTGCTTCCCCTAAACAAACCACTCCCATTTTAGGTAAGGAAATGATAAAAGGTCCTGTTCAAGTGTTCTCTATTCCTCGAATTTCACGAGCTATTGAGCCTTCTCCTTGCTCTGCCCTGAAGGATGGAATGAGAAGACTAAAACTCCGATCACCACTGCCCTTTTCTTCGGAAACTTCTCCTATGAATACTCCTAATCACAATAACAATAAGTTTCTCCAGAGTAGAGGTGTGGACTGCCCAGACATTGACCCTGAGAAGCAGTTCAGTTTTGATCTGAAGAGCAGCGAACAAGAAACTGTGATTTGCATAAACAGTGATGGTATTGGGCACCTGAACAATGGGATGAGCCAAAATAAAGAGACCAAAGGCCATGCAGAAGATGGGGACTCTCCAAATCTTGTGACAATGACAGCTGTGACTTCACCCTTGTTTTCTGCTTTGTCACAGAATGAGATACAGGATGTCTTGACGTCTCGGAAGCCCAGTGAAGGGACATTGGATTGTAGATCTGATTCCTCATCAATGAAGTTGGCTATAAGTAATGAAGATGACGAGGATGTGATTGATCCACCCAAGTTTGCTTCCCCTTTAATTAAAAGGCCGGACCAGAAGTTATCATCATCAGTAGAATACCAAAGCAGTATTTCTAGTGATTTCGATCAACATTATAAATCTGTTAGCATTAGCCCAGGACAAGATGGTAATACTGTTAAAAATGCAAATCCTGGTAGCCCTTCCGCAGAAATAACTGACAGGTTAGGATCATTTGTTGAAGGGAAAGCACAATCAAGCTCATCTCTTCTTGACAGGCAAAGTTCTTTTTCTGGTCTTCAAAATGTATCTAAAATATTTAGGAGCTTCCAAAGTCCTTCAAGAGATAAGGTCACTGCAAATTTCAACCAAGGCGAGTTCAGGGAAGGACTTCCTGAGAAGGGAATTGAAACTCCTTATGATGGGTCAACATCTATGTATGGCCCTAAGAGAACTACGAAAGAGCCATTATCTGAGAAG AGCCCTTCCTGGAAAGAGCTGACCGAAAGTCTCACTAGGAAGGACTTAACTGACTCAACTCGGAGCCTTGGTATGAAGGACCCTCACAGTGCATACCGCAATTACAATTTCCAATCCTTTATTGGAAAAGACATATCATCTGAATCCAATTTTATTCAGCATGCTCCTAGTGACAGTCAGTCGAAACTTGATTTATCACGGAGGTTGTTTTCTAAGAAAGACGTTGAGAGCTCTTCtggatggaaaagaaaaaatatggatCCTGTTCATGGGGATGGAGATAATGATGATAACTCAAGGGCTAAGAGGAATCCAAAGATTTGCAAACGTGGGGGTTCTGATTCGGAGTTCATGATAATGCAGTCAGATGAAAATGACAATAGAACTGAGAAGATTGTAGTTGATATAACATTGAAGCATTGGACTAAT GTTTCATCTAAATTTTCAGCAGATACTAAAGAGTTGCTTTCTCCGTTGACTGATAAACTAAATATAAGAGCA ATTGACAGGCTGGAAGATATTGTGGTTCACCTTCAGAAAGTCAAGATATGGGACTTGCTTTGCTCAGAAATTCGGTCTCAG aaaataaataatcagtCTAGTAATGCTTGGAATAAAAG AGTATCTGAAACAAGAGTGCTGCTTTATAAAATTGCGTATGAAAAGGCAAAATTGAAGTTATTATACATCAAGTATGATAAAGTTCTG AAAAGAATGCAACAGTTGGACTCTGCAGTTCAGGAGTCTCGGAGCTTGCGGTCAATTTGCACTCAGCATCGGTCTTTGACAAGTGAAAGAAACACACAAATTTATGCTGTTCAAATTCCAAGCATG ATCCTAAGTGACAAGGTGGCCATCATGCGGCATGATGTTGAAGCGTTAGATAAGAAAATAGAGAATTTAACTGAATCTGTTGGGACTTATTACAAGAGGAAAGCAGTACCAAGCTGTTCTGAAATTATAGTTTTACTCAATGATCATCTGAAAAAGAAATCTGCATGCAGGCTTCTACACCAAGATTTGCAG TTGTGGGAAGTTGGTGATGTGGAGAAGGGGAATGGCCATTATAGCATTTCGCTTAACTACCAAGGTTTCATATGCAAGAG ATTAACAGTAAATTCCAGTCCAACTTCAATCATACTTATTTCAGACACATTGAATGCTTTAAATATTATGAAG AATTTCCCAAACATGAATGCGCTTGCtgccttttcttttgtgttcAATGCTGAGACCACCAAGAAATATGCTGGATCGAAAATTTTGGCTCGAGATATACAA ACTACCAGTTCAGTGCTGTGTAATCTGCTAGATGTGTTTCGGGAAGTTCAGTTAGCACAGATAGAAGTTAGAAGTGTCACAAACACAAATTTCTTTTCTCCATCAG
- the LOC119999930 gene encoding uncharacterized protein LOC119999930 translates to MSLHPMRARSVSAQPPPLAEKITEDPVTSKTAQSTVTCVYQTNIGGYWRNVTVLWCKNLMNHSLSLMVNSHEGEYLYNCKIDVKPWHFWSKRGYKCFEVEGNQVDVYWDLRAAKFGGSPEPCSDYYVALVSDEEVVLLLGDLKKKAYKRTKARPALVDAIQYYKKENVFAKKSFSTRAKFDERTKEHDIVVESSTTGPKDPEMWISVDGIVVIHVKNLQWKFRGNQTMMVGKQPVQVFWDVHDWLFNSPGTGHGLFIFKPGAPEAESDKEGSSQGGFESDTSTGSRYHSIGSNSTAPDYCLFLYAWKIE, encoded by the coding sequence ATGTCACTTCATCCCATGAGAGCTCGCTCAGTGAGTGCTCAACCACCACCCTTAGCAGAGAAAATAACAGAGGATCCTGTAACAAGTAAAACAGCTCAAAGCACCGTTACCTGTGTCTACCAGACCAATATTGGAGGCTACTGGCGGAATGTCACTGTCTTATGGTGCAAGAACCTGATGAATCATTCTCTAAGTCTCATGGTCAACAGCCATGAAGGTGAATACTTGTACAATTGCAAGATTGATGTCAAGCCTTGGCATTTTTGGAGCAAGAGAGGTTACAAGTGCTTCGAGGTCGAAGGGAACCAAGTCGACGTTTATTGGGATCTTCGAGCAGCTAAATTTGGTGGTAGTCCTGAGCCCTGTAGTGATTACTATGTGGCTCTGGTTTCAGATGAAGAAGTGGTTCTGTTGTTGGGAGATTTAAAGAAGAAAGCATATAAAAGAACAAAGGCAAGACCTGCTCTTGTTGATGCAATCCAGTATTACAAGAAGGAGAATGTTTTTGCCAAGAAATCTTTCTCCACCAGAGCTAAGTTCGATGAAAGGACGAAAGAGCACGACATTGTTGTGGAGAGTTCAACAACTGGACCTAAAGACCCTGAGATGTGGATTAGCGTAGATGGGATTGTGGTGATCCATGTTAAGAATCTGCAGTGGAAATTCAGAGGAAACCAGACTATGATGGTGGGTAAGCAACCGGTTCAGGTGTTCTGGGATGTGCATGATTGGCTATTCAACAGCCCTGGCACAGGCCATGGCTTGTTCATATTTAAACCAGGCGCACCTGAAGCAGAAAGTGACAAGGAGGGAAGCAGCCAAGGCGGATTTGAAAGCGACACCAGCACTGGGAGCAGGTATCACTCTATTGGGAGCAATTCAACAGCTCCAGATTACTGCCTTTTCCTGTATGCATGGAAAATCGAGTGA
- the LOC119999932 gene encoding protein transport protein sft2-like yields the protein MQKTAQAWFTGGPSGVTDQQKSPSLLADWNAYAASQEPDSSASGFDLEAAVRTTSDKVTGTLNVVSKGVKDLPGNFQPSSSNAPASKSFTYFGFLLATGVFFVFIAFTMFLPIMVLAPQKFAMCLTIGCAFIVCSFFALKGLRNQLSHMSSKERLPSTLALIGTMVGTIYVSIVLHSYLLSVLFSVLQVLALSFYAISYFPGGSAGLKFLSSTLISSFLECFRR from the exons ATGCAGAAAACAGCGCAAGCATGGTTCACGGGAGGTCCCTCCGGAGTCACTGATCAACAAAAATCTCCGTCTCTGCTGGCTGATTGGAACGCTTACGCTGCTTCACAGGAACCTGATTCCTCCGCTTCAGGCTTCGATCTCGAGGCCGCCGTCCGTACCACCAGCGACAAAGTCACCGGAACTCTAAATGT GGTTTCAAAAGGAGTGAAAGATTTACCAGGGAACTTTCAGCCTTCCTCAAGCAATGCTCCTGCTAGCAAATCTTTCACATACTTCGGGTTCCTCCTTGCTACTGGCGTGTTCTTTGTCTTCATAGCATTCACTATGTTTCTACCCATCATGGTGTTGGCACCACAGAAATTTGCTATGTGCTTAACTATTGGTTGTGCCTTCATTGTTTGTTCATTCTTTGCACTTAAGGGTCTGAGAAATCAGCTTTCGCACATGTCATCTAAAGAG AGGCTTCCTTCTACATTGGCACTTATTGGAACGATGGTGGGAACCATATATGTTTCCATTGTACTTCACAGTTACCTTCTTTCCGTGCTCTTCTCTGTGCTACAG GTCCTTGCACTATCATTCTATGCTATTTCCTACTTCCCTGGAGGATCTGCTGGACTGAAGTTTCTTTCATCGACTCttatctcttcttttttggaATGTTTCAGAAGGTGA
- the LOC119999928 gene encoding uncharacterized protein LOC119999928 isoform X1 yields the protein MSSNAPVEDPSVTETDEETVALRKKRLRRVSFADREITSVHIFNRDEDYESPPDFEKNNATPENEVVGLFKDLADSDDFRELSPNGQSEDDEVAVERNSFLRPIGSPSPGGSSIVGSATSNDEENFFGPVSASFIRPGRLSGSAASDENHDITMDSTAFSMHFRSLAKSDSGGDIKTPTGVRLAFEDKTPAQTTTPSDPGSSMVITKYKKPVAQSSSSLDRVSGRSDSFDMSLVEKIPNKYDYGKLSPKLQAILAEGIEDLHVFSLSDYTKAKSPKGSLVPSLDDNGVASMGQKDDIAVSHSMSAEEALQPGEVNGSSVATTVGEITHDYSLITNDDPTADASIDHQIRTPDQHSNQVNKERKTAVRTSVLNDEFSAMNKSTPPPRSIKFSQLDLSLQHESGHRSSNGDQMKETYSSKIHNSAEQHESPDAGSIYSLSAKRRHIFQDVANSSQYSSFVTASPKQTTPILGKEMIKGPVQVFSIPRISRAIEPSPCSALKDGMRRLKLRSPLPFSSETSPMNTPNHNNNKFLQSRGVDCPDIDPEKQFSFDLKSSEQETVICINSDGIGHLNNGMSQNKETKGHAEDGDSPNLVTMTAVTSPLFSALSQNEIQDVLTSRKPSEGTLDCRSDSSSMKLAISNEDDEDVIDPPKFASPLIKRPDQKLSSSVEYQSSISSDFDQHYKSVSISPGQDGNTVKNANPGSPSAEITDRLGSFVEGKAQSSSSLLDRQSSFSGLQNVSKIFRSFQSPSRDKVTANFNQGEFREGLPEKGIETPYDGSTSMYGPKRTTKEPLSEKSPSWKELTESLTRKDLTDSTRSLGMKDPHSAYRNYNFQSFIGKDISSESNFIQHAPSDSQSKLDLSRRLFSKKDVESSSGWKRKNMDPVHGDGDNDDNSRAKRNPKICKRGGSDSEFMIMQSDENDNRTEKIVVDITLKHWTNVSSKFSADTKELLSPLTDKLNIRAIDRLEDIVVHLQKVKIWDLLCSEIRSQKINNQSSNAWNKRVSETRVLLYKIAYEKAKLKLLYIKYDKVLKRMQQLDSAVQESRSLRSICTQHRSLTSERNTQIYAVQIPSMILSDKVAIMRHDVEALDKKIENLTESVGTYYKRKAVPSCSEIIVLLNDHLKKKSACRLLHQDLQLWEVGDVEKGNGHYSISLNYQGFICKRLTVNSSPTSIILISDTLNALNIMKNFPNMNALAAFSFVFNAETTKKYAGSKILARDIQTTSSVLCNLLDVFREVQLAQIEVRSVTNTNFFSPSAEQLDLELRFTDFSFGRKVSLTLDMTCLKRGIYPSENLAYQLQISNAKTLESLDQRFAAEIDHLKVGYSRIIRLCKCVSQVMQSLSR from the exons ATGTCATCGAATGCTCCAGTGGAAGACCCCTCCGTCACCGAGACCGATGAGGAGACAGTCGCGCTCCGTAAGAAGCGGCTGCGGCGCGTGAGCTTCGCAGACCGCGAGATCACGTCGGTTCATATCTTCAACCGCGACGAGGACTACGAGTCTCCCCCGGACTTCGAGAAGAACAATGCCACGCCAGAGAACGAAGTCGTGGGGCTTTTCAAAGACCTGGCGGATAGCGATGACTTCAGGGAGCTGTCGCCGAATGGTCAGAGTGAAGATGATGAGGTTGCAGTGGAGAGGAATTCGTTCTTGCGGCCCATCGGGTCCCCATCTCCTGGTGGGAGTAGTATCGTTGGCTCTGCTACTTCTAATGACG AGGAAAACTTTTTTGGCCCTGTATCAGCAAGTTTTATTAGACCTGGAAGGTTATCTGGTTCAGCTGCATCTGATGAAAACCATGATATTACGATGGATTCAACTGCATTTTCAATGCATTTCCGAAGCCTTGCAAAATCAGATTCGGGAGGAGACATTAAGACTCCAACAGGAGTTCGTCTCGCCTTCGAGGACAAAACACCTGCCCAGACTACCACCCCTTCTGATCCAGGAAGTTCAATGGTGATAACAAAATATAAGAAGCCAGTTGcccaatcttcttcttctttagataGAGTTAGTGGTCGTAGTGATTCCTTTGACATGAGTCTTGTTGAAAAAATTCCAAATAAATACGATTATGGAAAATTATCTCCTAAACTACAAGCTATTTTAGCTGAGGGTATCGAGGATTTGCATGTTTTCTCACTTTCTGATTATACCAAAGCAAAGTCACCAAAGGGGAGTTTAGTTCCCAGCCTTGATGATAATGGGGTTGCCAGCATGGGTCAAAAGGATGACATTGCTGTTTCTCATAGTATGTCTGCTGAAGAAGCTCTTCAACCGGGTGAGGTGAATGGCAGTTCTGTAGCCACTACTGTTGGTGAAATCACTCATGATTACTCGCTTATTACAAATGATGATCCAACTGCTGATGCCTCCATTGATCACCAAATCAGAACTCCAGATCAGCATAGCAAT CAGGTGAACAAGGAGCGTAAAACTGCGGTCAGAACAAGTGTTCTGAATGATGAGTTCTCTGCTATGAATAAAAGCACCCCACCACCAAGATCAATTAAATTTTCGCAGTTAGATTTGTCTCTGCAGCATGAATCTGGACATCGTTCTTCTAATGGTGATCAAATGAAAGAAACTTATTCTAGTAAAATACATAATTCTGCTGAACAACACGAATCTCCGGATGCAGGGTCTATATACTCACTATCTGCTAAACGACGTCATATATTCCAGGATGTCGCTAATTCATCTCAATATTCATCATTTGTGACTGCTTCCCCTAAACAAACCACTCCCATTTTAGGTAAGGAAATGATAAAAGGTCCTGTTCAAGTGTTCTCTATTCCTCGAATTTCACGAGCTATTGAGCCTTCTCCTTGCTCTGCCCTGAAGGATGGAATGAGAAGACTAAAACTCCGATCACCACTGCCCTTTTCTTCGGAAACTTCTCCTATGAATACTCCTAATCACAATAACAATAAGTTTCTCCAGAGTAGAGGTGTGGACTGCCCAGACATTGACCCTGAGAAGCAGTTCAGTTTTGATCTGAAGAGCAGCGAACAAGAAACTGTGATTTGCATAAACAGTGATGGTATTGGGCACCTGAACAATGGGATGAGCCAAAATAAAGAGACCAAAGGCCATGCAGAAGATGGGGACTCTCCAAATCTTGTGACAATGACAGCTGTGACTTCACCCTTGTTTTCTGCTTTGTCACAGAATGAGATACAGGATGTCTTGACGTCTCGGAAGCCCAGTGAAGGGACATTGGATTGTAGATCTGATTCCTCATCAATGAAGTTGGCTATAAGTAATGAAGATGACGAGGATGTGATTGATCCACCCAAGTTTGCTTCCCCTTTAATTAAAAGGCCGGACCAGAAGTTATCATCATCAGTAGAATACCAAAGCAGTATTTCTAGTGATTTCGATCAACATTATAAATCTGTTAGCATTAGCCCAGGACAAGATGGTAATACTGTTAAAAATGCAAATCCTGGTAGCCCTTCCGCAGAAATAACTGACAGGTTAGGATCATTTGTTGAAGGGAAAGCACAATCAAGCTCATCTCTTCTTGACAGGCAAAGTTCTTTTTCTGGTCTTCAAAATGTATCTAAAATATTTAGGAGCTTCCAAAGTCCTTCAAGAGATAAGGTCACTGCAAATTTCAACCAAGGCGAGTTCAGGGAAGGACTTCCTGAGAAGGGAATTGAAACTCCTTATGATGGGTCAACATCTATGTATGGCCCTAAGAGAACTACGAAAGAGCCATTATCTGAGAAG AGCCCTTCCTGGAAAGAGCTGACCGAAAGTCTCACTAGGAAGGACTTAACTGACTCAACTCGGAGCCTTGGTATGAAGGACCCTCACAGTGCATACCGCAATTACAATTTCCAATCCTTTATTGGAAAAGACATATCATCTGAATCCAATTTTATTCAGCATGCTCCTAGTGACAGTCAGTCGAAACTTGATTTATCACGGAGGTTGTTTTCTAAGAAAGACGTTGAGAGCTCTTCtggatggaaaagaaaaaatatggatCCTGTTCATGGGGATGGAGATAATGATGATAACTCAAGGGCTAAGAGGAATCCAAAGATTTGCAAACGTGGGGGTTCTGATTCGGAGTTCATGATAATGCAGTCAGATGAAAATGACAATAGAACTGAGAAGATTGTAGTTGATATAACATTGAAGCATTGGACTAAT GTTTCATCTAAATTTTCAGCAGATACTAAAGAGTTGCTTTCTCCGTTGACTGATAAACTAAATATAAGAGCA ATTGACAGGCTGGAAGATATTGTGGTTCACCTTCAGAAAGTCAAGATATGGGACTTGCTTTGCTCAGAAATTCGGTCTCAG aaaataaataatcagtCTAGTAATGCTTGGAATAAAAG AGTATCTGAAACAAGAGTGCTGCTTTATAAAATTGCGTATGAAAAGGCAAAATTGAAGTTATTATACATCAAGTATGATAAAGTTCTG AAAAGAATGCAACAGTTGGACTCTGCAGTTCAGGAGTCTCGGAGCTTGCGGTCAATTTGCACTCAGCATCGGTCTTTGACAAGTGAAAGAAACACACAAATTTATGCTGTTCAAATTCCAAGCATG ATCCTAAGTGACAAGGTGGCCATCATGCGGCATGATGTTGAAGCGTTAGATAAGAAAATAGAGAATTTAACTGAATCTGTTGGGACTTATTACAAGAGGAAAGCAGTACCAAGCTGTTCTGAAATTATAGTTTTACTCAATGATCATCTGAAAAAGAAATCTGCATGCAGGCTTCTACACCAAGATTTGCAG TTGTGGGAAGTTGGTGATGTGGAGAAGGGGAATGGCCATTATAGCATTTCGCTTAACTACCAAGGTTTCATATGCAAGAG ATTAACAGTAAATTCCAGTCCAACTTCAATCATACTTATTTCAGACACATTGAATGCTTTAAATATTATGAAG AATTTCCCAAACATGAATGCGCTTGCtgccttttcttttgtgttcAATGCTGAGACCACCAAGAAATATGCTGGATCGAAAATTTTGGCTCGAGATATACAA ACTACCAGTTCAGTGCTGTGTAATCTGCTAGATGTGTTTCGGGAAGTTCAGTTAGCACAGATAGAAGTTAGAAGTGTCACAAACACAAATTTCTTTTCTCCATCAG